Proteins encoded in a region of the Elaeis guineensis isolate ETL-2024a chromosome 7, EG11, whole genome shotgun sequence genome:
- the LOC105048612 gene encoding LOW QUALITY PROTEIN: lipoyl synthase, mitochondrial (The sequence of the model RefSeq protein was modified relative to this genomic sequence to represent the inferred CDS: deleted 2 bases in 1 codon): MMHRPRGLLSIARSLHRPPSSHLRALVSTTSLLQTLDRDLSAQTLAPSSPPLPPARTLADLRRRLAVESPSLSDFVYSVEVGTKKKPLPKPKWMKETIPGGAKYAAIKAKLRELKLHTVCEEARCPNLGECWSGGETGTATATIMILGDTCTRGCRFCNVKTSRAPPPPDPNEPSNVAEAIASWGLDYVVITSVDRDDLPDQGSGHFAETVQKLKFLKPKMLIEALVPDFRGDPSCVETVAKSGLDVFAHNIETVEELQHMVRDHRANFKQSIDVLKMAKEYAPPGTLTKTSVMLGCGETPDQVISTMEKVRAAGVDVMTFGQYMRPSKRHMPVSEYVTPEAFDKYHSLGMEMGFRYVASGPMVRSSYKAGEFYIKSMIDADRAKASINPHHGS, from the exons ATGATGCATCGCCCGCGAGGCCTCCTCTCCATCGCGCGATCCCTCCACCGCCCCCCCTCGTCC CACCTCCGAGCCCTCGTATCCACTACTTCCCTCCTCCAAACACTAGATCGGGACCTCTCTGCCCAAACCCTAGCCCCCTCATctccccctctgccgccggcccgGACCCTCGCTGACCTCCGGCGGCGCCTCGCCGTGGAGTCCCCCTCCCTCTCGGACTTCGTCTACTCGGTGGAGGTCGGGACGAAGAAGAAGCCGCTCCCGAAGCCGAAATGGATGAAGGAGACGATCCCTGGGGGGGCCAAGTACGCGGCCATAAAGGCGAAGCTGAGGGAGCTCAAGCTCCACACCGTGTGCGAGGAGGCCAGGTGCCCCAATCTCGGGGAGTGCTGGTCTGGCGGGGAGACTGGGACGGCCACCGCCACGATCATGATCCTCGGGGACACCTGTACTCGTGGTTGTAG GTTTTGTAATGTAAAGACATCACGCGCTCCCCCTCCACCAGATCCAAATGAACCCTCTAATGTTGCTGAAGCAATTGCCTCATGGGGTTTGGATTATGTGGTGATTACCAGCGTTGACCGCGATGACTTGCCTGATCAAGGAAGTGGACATTTTGCAGAAACAGTGCAAAAATTAAAGTTTCTGAAACCAAAGATGCTAATAGAAGCACTTG TTCCTGATTTTCGAGGAGACCCCAGCTGTGTGGAGACAGTTGCAAAATCTGGGTTAGATGTTTTTGCTCACAACATCGAGACTGTTGAAGAGCTGCAGCACATGGTTCGAGATCATCGTGCTAATTTCAAGCAATCAATTGATGTCCTTAAAATGGCAAAAGAATATGCTCCTCCAGGAACTCTGACAAAGACTTCAGTAATGCTAGGTTGTGGGGAAACACCTGATCAAGTGATTAGTACAATGGAGAAAGTGAGGGCAGCTGGAGTTGATGTCATGACATTTGGTCAGTACATGAGACCATCAAAGCGGCATATGCCAGTCTCTGAATATGTTACCCCAGAAGCATTCGACAAGTATCATTCTCTTGGCATGGAAATG GGATTCCGATATGTTGCATCAGGTCCTATGGTACGTTCCTCATATAAAGCAGGTGAATTTTATATCAAGTCGATGATTGATGCTGATCGAGCGAAGGCTTCTATAAATCCACATCATGGGTCTTAA